One segment of Triticum aestivum cultivar Chinese Spring chromosome 2A, IWGSC CS RefSeq v2.1, whole genome shotgun sequence DNA contains the following:
- the LOC123190697 gene encoding squamosa promoter-binding-like protein 8, with protein MMNLPPAAVNSCDEFGYGAPNPPPPSLFPIMDHQEGGGGIHREHDHHHHHHLGGYSLEPSSLALLPPSSHATIAAHSPHDILQFYHHPTSHHYLAAAAAGGNGSPYGQFGGGGTAGGFQSYYHQQAGTGAPEYYFPTLVSSAEENMASFAATQLGLNLGYRTYFPPRGGYTYGHHPPRCQAEGCKADLSGAKRYHRRHKVCEHHSKAPVVVTAGGLHQRFCQQCSRFHLLDEFDDAKKSCRKRLADHNRRRRKSKPSEGDAADKRRAQASKAASAKGKAAGSSSKSTGTGDAMDIQVQLGSGDLSKDQDETMGHGEAVKEMQVDPKGKASMMQQQQQQQGHHGHGLHLQSQHGFPFPSSSAGSCFPQSQAVSSTDNTSNIGHVQQEQPALGFHQHSNILQLGQAMFDLDFDH; from the exons ATGATGAACCTTCCACCCGCAGCTGTGAACTCCTGCGACGAGTTCGGCTATGGGGCTCccaacccgccgccgccgtcgctttTTCCGATCATGGACCACCAGGAGGGGGGCGGCGGCATCCATAGGgagcacgaccaccaccaccaccaccacctcggtGGTTACAGCCTCGAGCCCAGCTCGCTGGCGCTCCTCCCCCCGTCCAgccacgccaccatcgccgcccacAGCCCCCACGACATCCTCCAGTTCTACCACCACCCCACCTCGCACCAttacctcgccgccgccgcggcagGAGGCAACGGCAGCCCCTACGGCCAATTCGGCGGGGGCGGCACCGCCGGCGGCTTCCAGTCGTACTACCACCAGCAGGCGGGGACGGGCGCGCCCGAGTACTACTTCCCCACCCTGGTCAGTTCGGCGGAGGAGAACATGGCGAGCTTCGCGGCCACGCAGCTGGGGCTCAACCTCGGCTACCGGACCTACTTCCCTCCCAGAGGCGGCTACACCTACGGCCACCACCCGCCCCGGTGCCAGGCCGAGGGCTGCAAGGCAGACCTCTCCGGCGCCAAGCGCTACCACCGCCGCCACAAGGTCTGCGAGCACCACTCCAAGGCTCCCGTCGTCGTCACCGCCGGCGGCCTCCACCAGAGGTTCTGCCAGCAGTGCAGCAG ATTCCATCTGCTTGATGAGTTCGACGACGCGAAGAAGAGCTGCAGGAAACGCCTCGCCGACCACAACCGCCGTCGAAGGAAGTCAAAGCCGTCCGAGGGTGATGCCGCCGACAAGAGAAGGGCACAGGCCAGCAAAGCAGCAAGTGCCAAAGGCA AAGCAGCCGGAAGCAGCAGCAAAAGCACCGGGACCGGAGACGCGATGGACATACAAGTGCAGCTGGGGAGTGGAGACTTGTCTAAAGATCAGGACGAAACCATGGGCCACGGAGAGGCGGTGAAAGAAATGCAGGTGGATCCCAAGGGGAAAGCATCAatgatgcagcagcagcagcagcagcagggacaccatggccatggtcttcacctgcaaagccaACATGGCTTCCCTTTCCCTTCGTCCTCTGCAGGCTCGTGCTTCCCTCAGAGCCAAGCTGTCTCGAGCACTGACAACACGTCAAATATCGGCCATGTGCAGCAAGAACAGCCAGCCTTGGGATTCCATCAGCACAGCAACATCCTTCAGCTCGGGCAGGCCATGTTTGATCTCGACTTCGATCACTAG